A window of the Streptomyces formicae genome harbors these coding sequences:
- a CDS encoding lysylphosphatidylglycerol synthase domain-containing protein — translation MIRDQEETDATKERGVQPAAGASTSGPESRPEAGTAPEKDTTKDASKETAEDTAQDDGADTSASTERVSGDEPLLPARVHRPSDLTRLLAGILAVVVVLGVAAFAHGTTTGLESDISKGTGQAPDVLVKLAGLVSSIAVLLVPVAFAIERLIKRDGLRIADGVLAAVLAHGVTLATDLWVAEAAPGQIQDALTQPQTGGGLTDPVHGYLAPVIAYMTAVGMARRPRWRVALWGVLLLDAFAMLVAGYTTPFSIILTVLIGWTVAYGTLYAVGSPNVRPTGQTLLAGLRHVGFRPVTAMRAEDVPESADHGDRGRRYLVTLEDGPPLDVTVVDREQQAQGYFYRVWRRLTLRAITTRRSIQSLRQALEQEALLAYAAIAAGANAPKLIATSELGPDAVMLVYEHLGGHSLDSLPDEEITDDVVLGAFRQVRALQSRRIAHRRLTGDAILVDRSGKVVLTDLRGGEIAAGDVVLRMDIAQLLTTFGLRVGAERAVAAAVEVLGPDAVADCLPLLQPIALSRSTRATLRRLARERSQREREAVLSAAEETRQAKAQEPAADGAADQGRKAARKSQRAEKQAEKRALDEALDEAREEDLLAQIRRQVLLIRPQAPVEPVRLERIKPRTLVSLIAGAFAAYFLLSQLTRTDLTVVSQAHWGWVAAAVLFSSLSYVAAAMSLLGFVPERVSFLRTVVAQIASSFVKIVAPAAVGGVALNTRFLQRSGVRPGLAVASVGASQLFGLGAHILLLLSFGYLTGTEKTSSLTPSRTVIAGLLTVAVLVLVVTAIPFLRKFVATRLRSLFAGVVPRMLDVLQRPVKLVTGIGGMLLLSGTFVMCLDASIRAFDNGNQQLSYASIAVVFLAGSALGSAAPTPGGVGAVEGALTLGLIAVGLPAEIAAPAVLLYRLLTLWLPVLPGWVCFNQLTRKGSL, via the coding sequence GTGATACGAGATCAAGAAGAGACCGACGCGACGAAGGAGCGGGGCGTGCAGCCTGCGGCAGGGGCGAGCACCTCCGGTCCCGAGTCGCGCCCGGAAGCGGGCACCGCCCCGGAGAAGGACACCACAAAGGACGCCTCAAAGGAGACTGCTGAGGACACCGCTCAGGACGACGGCGCCGACACCTCCGCCTCCACCGAGCGCGTCTCCGGCGACGAGCCCCTTCTCCCCGCTCGGGTGCACCGCCCCTCCGACCTGACGCGGCTGCTCGCCGGAATTCTGGCGGTCGTCGTCGTCCTCGGCGTCGCCGCCTTCGCCCACGGCACCACGACCGGCCTCGAGTCGGACATCTCCAAGGGCACCGGCCAGGCCCCGGACGTGCTGGTCAAGCTCGCCGGTCTGGTCTCCAGCATCGCCGTGCTGCTCGTTCCGGTCGCCTTCGCGATCGAGCGGCTGATCAAGCGGGACGGTCTGCGGATCGCGGACGGCGTCCTCGCGGCCGTGCTCGCCCACGGTGTGACGCTCGCCACCGACCTCTGGGTCGCCGAGGCCGCGCCCGGCCAGATCCAGGACGCGCTGACCCAGCCGCAGACGGGCGGCGGGCTCACCGACCCCGTCCACGGCTATCTCGCCCCCGTCATCGCCTATATGACGGCCGTCGGCATGGCCCGCCGCCCGCGCTGGCGCGTGGCGCTGTGGGGCGTGCTGCTGCTCGACGCCTTCGCGATGCTCGTCGCGGGCTACACCACCCCTTTCTCGATCATCCTCACCGTGCTGATCGGCTGGACGGTGGCGTACGGCACGCTGTACGCCGTCGGCTCGCCGAACGTACGACCGACCGGCCAGACCCTGCTGGCAGGTCTGCGCCATGTCGGTTTCCGCCCGGTGACGGCGATGCGGGCCGAGGACGTGCCCGAATCGGCCGACCACGGGGACCGCGGCCGCCGCTACCTCGTGACCCTGGAGGACGGCCCTCCGCTCGATGTCACCGTCGTCGACCGCGAGCAGCAGGCACAGGGCTACTTCTACCGGGTCTGGCGCCGGCTGACGCTGCGCGCCATCACCACCCGGCGCTCCATCCAGTCGCTGCGCCAGGCCCTGGAGCAGGAGGCGCTGCTCGCGTACGCCGCGATCGCCGCCGGGGCCAACGCGCCGAAGCTGATCGCCACGTCCGAGCTCGGCCCGGACGCCGTGATGCTCGTGTACGAGCACCTCGGCGGCCACTCGCTGGACTCGCTGCCGGACGAGGAGATCACGGACGACGTGGTGCTCGGCGCGTTCCGGCAGGTGCGGGCCCTGCAGTCGCGGCGTATCGCGCACCGCAGGCTCACGGGCGACGCGATCCTGGTGGATCGTTCCGGCAAGGTGGTGCTGACCGATCTGCGCGGCGGTGAGATCGCGGCCGGTGACGTGGTCCTCCGGATGGACATCGCACAGCTGCTGACCACGTTCGGACTGCGGGTGGGGGCCGAGCGGGCGGTTGCGGCCGCGGTCGAGGTGCTGGGCCCTGACGCGGTCGCGGACTGTCTGCCGCTGCTCCAGCCGATCGCGCTCAGCCGGTCCACGCGCGCGACGCTGCGGCGGCTCGCCCGGGAGCGTTCGCAGCGTGAGCGCGAGGCGGTGCTGTCCGCAGCCGAGGAAACCCGGCAGGCCAAGGCCCAGGAGCCGGCTGCGGACGGGGCGGCCGACCAGGGCCGCAAGGCGGCCCGGAAGTCGCAGCGCGCGGAGAAGCAGGCCGAGAAACGGGCGCTGGACGAGGCGCTGGACGAGGCCCGCGAGGAGGATCTGCTCGCCCAGATCCGCCGGCAGGTCCTGCTGATCCGGCCGCAGGCGCCGGTGGAGCCGGTGCGGCTGGAGCGGATCAAGCCACGCACCCTGGTCAGTCTGATCGCCGGGGCCTTCGCCGCGTACTTCCTGCTCTCGCAGCTCACCAGGACCGACCTCACCGTGGTCAGCCAGGCGCACTGGGGGTGGGTGGCGGCCGCGGTCCTCTTCTCCTCGCTGAGCTACGTCGCGGCGGCGATGAGCCTGCTCGGCTTCGTGCCGGAGCGGGTCTCCTTCCTGCGGACGGTCGTGGCACAGATCGCGAGCTCGTTCGTGAAGATCGTCGCCCCGGCGGCGGTCGGCGGGGTCGCCCTCAACACCCGCTTCCTGCAGCGCTCCGGCGTACGCCCCGGGCTCGCGGTGGCGAGCGTCGGCGCCTCGCAGCTCTTCGGGCTGGGCGCGCACATCCTGCTGCTGCTCTCCTTCGGCTATCTGACGGGCACGGAGAAGACGTCGTCGCTGACCCCGTCGAGGACGGTCATCGCGGGTCTGCTGACCGTGGCCGTGCTGGTGCTGGTGGTGACCGCGATCCCGTTCCTGCGGAAGTTCGTGGCGACCCGGCTGCGGTCGCTGTTCGCGGGTGTCGTGCCGCGCATGCTGGACGTGCTGCAGCGGCCGGTGAAGCTGGTCACGGGCATCGGCGGGATGCTGTTGCTGAGCGGCACGTTCGTGATGTGCCTGGACGCCTCGATCCGGGCTTTCGACAACGGCAACCAGCAGCTGAGCTACGCCAGCATCGCCGTCGTCTTCCTCGCTGGCAGCGCCCTGGGATCGGCGGCGCCGACACCGGGCGGTGTCGGTGCGGTCGAGGGCGCCCTGACGCTCGGCCTGATCGCCGTGGGCCTGCCGGCGGAGATCGCGGCGCCTGCGGTGCTGCTGTACCGGCTGCTGACGCTGTGGCTGCCGGTGCTGCCGGGGTGGGTGTGCTTCAACCAGCTCACGCGGAAGGGCTCGCTCTAG